From Leptotrichia wadei, one genomic window encodes:
- a CDS encoding glycoside hydrolase family 16 protein codes for MKKNIFFRVVLLMLMGNMAFAAGDSQNTMSSQQVEASVVQAKEKIEGNLNKVENSVKTKKGKLDKFISKVKGKSWKLVWDDEFNGDHLDSTKWAYWENGNPWNAGNYVDENGKLVNQYGFDAKQYYLRDNVKVENGNMVITLKKENDKKVNVDGVERKILYSSGAIHTRNLYNVKYGKIEMRAAMPKGIGTWPAFWLWPEGYSQAAGKLANGEIDIVETDGGEMNRVTGTAHVLRSDNTYESFEGSDYKIGKWSKEKLTNFNTYAVEWDDKEIKWLFNNKVYKRFTYKELEKKGLQNPFNQPYFIMINVALSKKTGEDGDVDFPTEMKVDYVRVYQKK; via the coding sequence ATGAAAAAAAATATTTTTTTTAGAGTAGTTTTGCTTATGCTAATGGGAAATATGGCATTTGCTGCGGGAGATAGCCAAAATACAATGAGTTCTCAGCAAGTTGAAGCAAGTGTAGTTCAGGCAAAAGAAAAAATTGAAGGGAATTTAAATAAAGTTGAAAATAGTGTAAAAACTAAAAAAGGAAAGTTAGATAAATTCATTTCTAAAGTAAAAGGTAAAAGTTGGAAATTAGTTTGGGATGATGAGTTTAATGGAGATCATTTAGACAGTACAAAGTGGGCTTACTGGGAAAATGGAAATCCTTGGAATGCTGGTAATTATGTTGATGAAAATGGGAAATTGGTAAACCAGTATGGATTTGATGCAAAACAGTATTATTTGAGAGATAATGTTAAAGTTGAAAATGGTAATATGGTTATAACATTGAAAAAGGAAAATGATAAAAAAGTAAATGTGGATGGAGTTGAAAGAAAAATTCTTTATAGTTCAGGAGCAATTCACACAAGAAATCTTTATAATGTTAAATATGGTAAAATCGAAATGAGAGCGGCTATGCCTAAGGGGATTGGAACTTGGCCTGCATTTTGGCTATGGCCTGAAGGATATTCTCAGGCTGCTGGAAAACTAGCGAACGGTGAAATTGACATAGTGGAAACTGATGGCGGTGAAATGAACCGTGTTACAGGTACAGCTCATGTTCTAAGAAGTGACAATACTTATGAATCATTTGAAGGCAGTGACTATAAAATAGGTAAATGGTCTAAAGAAAAGTTGACAAATTTTAATACTTATGCTGTAGAATGGGATGACAAAGAAATAAAATGGTTATTTAACAATAAAGTATATAAAAGATTTACCTACAAGGAATTAGAGAAAAAAGGATTGCAAAATCCATTTAACCAACCATATTTTATAATGATAAATGTGGCTTTGAGTAAAAAGACTGGAGAAGATGGAGATGTTGACTTTCCAACAGAGATGAAAGTTGATTATGTAAGAGTTTATCAGAAAAAATAA
- a CDS encoding glycosyltransferase: MYDFTACIVTYNTPASDLERIIKCFQKIKLNFKLWISDNSETDNLKFFFEKTDDARIEYIFNNSNKGFGAGHNVVINKLISNSKISEFHLIINADIYFEENIIEKIVEYMKNHNEIGQIGPRIRDFEGKFSLCRRIGQKYKVIYFPEAEIFHEHGKASYKSRKLMMFHVKSAIKYFNKWGWFFDKERKVKNRNCMSKYKKQKL; encoded by the coding sequence ATGTATGATTTTACAGCCTGTATTGTAACATATAATACACCAGCAAGCGATTTAGAAAGGATAATTAAGTGTTTTCAAAAGATTAAGTTGAATTTTAAGTTGTGGATATCAGATAATTCAGAAACAGATAATTTGAAGTTTTTTTTTGAAAAGACTGATGATGCTAGAATAGAATATATTTTTAATAATTCTAATAAAGGATTTGGAGCTGGACATAATGTAGTTATTAATAAATTAATCAGTAATTCTAAAATATCAGAATTTCATTTGATTATTAATGCGGATATTTATTTCGAGGAGAATATAATTGAAAAAATTGTTGAATATATGAAAAATCATAATGAAATTGGGCAAATAGGGCCAAGAATTAGAGATTTTGAAGGGAAATTCAGTTTGTGTCGAAGAATTGGACAGAAATACAAAGTTATTTATTTTCCGGAAGCTGAAATATTTCATGAGCATGGAAAAGCTTCGTATAAATCAAGAAAATTAATGATGTTTCACGTAAAATCGGCAATTAAGTATTTTAATAAGTGGGGATGGTTTTTTGATAAGGAGAGAAAAGTAAAAAATAGAAATTGTATGAGTAAATATAAAAAACAGAAATTGTAG
- a CDS encoding N-acetylmuramoyl-L-alanine amidase family protein: MIEGIINIIKKMLSILTLSTTAVAPINTENTNHIANVGKKELICIDPGHQIKGDPGLEEVAPGSLEKKPKVSSGAMGVATKKYEYQLVLEVGLKLRDELQGKGYKVFMVRETNDVNISNKERAIKTNEAGCSLYVRLHADGVDNSSVNGASVLTSSQKNRYTQSVQKSSDKFSHDVLSEYIKSTGAKNRGASYRDDLTGTNWSKVTNTLIELGFMSNPAEDKKMSTSEYQNKMVLGIVNGIEKYLKEK, encoded by the coding sequence ATGATAGAAGGAATAATAAATATAATAAAAAAGATGTTATCAATATTAACATTAAGTACAACAGCAGTTGCTCCAATAAATACTGAAAATACAAACCATATTGCAAATGTTGGAAAAAAAGAATTAATTTGTATTGATCCTGGACATCAAATAAAAGGAGATCCAGGCTTAGAAGAAGTTGCACCAGGCTCATTAGAAAAAAAGCCAAAAGTTTCATCTGGAGCAATGGGAGTAGCAACGAAAAAATATGAATATCAGCTTGTGCTTGAAGTAGGATTGAAATTAAGAGATGAATTACAAGGTAAGGGTTATAAAGTGTTTATGGTACGTGAAACAAATGATGTAAATATCAGTAATAAAGAACGTGCAATTAAAACAAACGAAGCAGGATGCTCGTTGTATGTAAGACTTCATGCAGATGGAGTAGATAATTCTTCTGTAAATGGAGCTTCAGTATTAACTTCTTCACAAAAAAATCGCTACACACAAAGTGTTCAAAAATCCAGTGATAAATTTTCACATGATGTTCTATCTGAATACATAAAATCAACAGGAGCAAAAAATCGCGGGGCTTCCTATAGAGATGACCTTACAGGTACAAATTGGTCGAAAGTAACTAATACATTAATTGAATTAGGATTTATGTCAAATCCCGCAGAAGATAAAAAAATGTCAACATCAGAATATCAGAATAAAATGGTATTAGGAATAGTGAATGGTATAGAAAAATATTTGAAAGAAAAGTAG
- a CDS encoding zinc transporter 7-A gives MEKLVRRGGGGHSHGGGHSHSHGSGGSHHYGGHYGGEHSSGEHSRGHSDGEGDGKSKKSGDDEQENSSSFWRSRGSHSSSSSRKNCENIVDIKKRQDCIESNSNANNLEIFFIFCAVIVFIFLKIKDFGKKY, from the coding sequence ATGGAAAAATTAGTAAGAAGAGGTGGTGGCGGACATTCTCACGGTGGAGGACACAGCCATTCTCATGGAAGTGGCGGAAGTCATCATTATGGTGGTCACTATGGTGGAGAACATAGTAGCGGAGAGCATTCGAGAGGACATTCGGATGGAGAAGGAGATGGAAAATCTAAAAAATCTGGTGATGATGAGCAAGAAAATTCGTCATCTTTTTGGAGAAGTCGTGGTTCTCATTCAAGCAGTTCAAGTCGAAAAAATTGTGAAAATATTGTTGATATTAAGAAAAGACAGGATTGTATTGAAAGTAATAGTAATGCTAATAATCTTGAAATATTTTTTATCTTTTGTGCTGTGATAGTTTTTATTTTTTTAAAAATAAAAGATTTTGGGAAAAAATATTAA
- a CDS encoding SIR2 family protein encodes MLEQDIRFLAEELEKGKLVVFVGAGVSKNSGLPEWEELIKDYADYRGIKEFTSKQFLTIPEEVFERYGSLKYYEIAEKRFLGKYVPNSIHRILKKMKLTYIITTNYDTLIEDEIKNLQIVSKDEDLPYTNSNRMLIKMHGDFENKNIVLKKSDYDNYEKNFQLISTLVKGLFTTNTVLFIGYSYSDTNVQQIMNWIKEILKEKTRKAFLVEFTNEDNKEEENGEQINKISLKLLNDTNDEVLYENKKERFNNNYEKTLTKFLSNIYNEKENVRQEKIFEIYINLNYLTKHNWNKLNKYSEIRIDEDWKRILYTRLEFKDIEKYEEILFKSRIKKILQRINRNEKEILIPFSEKGITPKRKEQKNILEEKIEVEEKCLKIICDYDYKNFQNLVEEYKENNNINKYVIVYGYLFFKKINKAKETIKSMIEEKENVNSKNEKLVWDNFILSIIEFMEITHAEENLNKTFESIEESLEDKYFEYFKYETELFNEIFKYSTLEALNKEMNKLFDKVRKGKSTSYVMGTPPSYKAIILSRDLFYFCSLNGIFGNSFSDYSEFMKKYIEILLMSYTNKNIEVKNQMFKNRNLIEEFEYFDFFMMLELSYSDLKKLFNEYEIKDLKCEKEIFDKLIVLLKNILDWIIENDNEFMEKIDTLESILLIISKLNLIETQFEKLVDIILNDKNSNVFFENNYALDVADNFIVIIYKNFKNLNKEFFDKILEKIFLIDRKRIDENLLDHITYYFNKKEMPKISKNDKIKNFINKNNLKIKCYFLRIIDEIYFEELKMKY; translated from the coding sequence GTGTTAGAACAAGATATTAGATTTTTAGCTGAAGAATTAGAAAAAGGAAAATTAGTAGTTTTTGTTGGAGCAGGAGTTTCTAAAAATAGTGGATTGCCAGAATGGGAAGAATTAATAAAAGATTATGCCGATTATAGAGGAATAAAAGAATTTACATCAAAACAATTTTTAACTATACCAGAAGAAGTTTTTGAAAGATATGGTAGTTTGAAATATTATGAAATTGCAGAAAAAAGATTTTTAGGGAAATATGTTCCCAATTCTATTCATAGAATTTTAAAAAAAATGAAATTGACTTATATAATTACAACAAATTATGATACATTAATTGAAGATGAAATAAAAAATTTACAAATTGTAAGTAAAGATGAAGATTTACCGTACACTAATTCTAACAGAATGCTTATAAAAATGCATGGTGATTTTGAAAATAAAAATATAGTTTTGAAGAAAAGTGATTATGATAATTATGAAAAAAATTTTCAATTAATTTCAACTCTTGTAAAAGGTTTATTTACAACAAATACAGTACTATTTATAGGTTATTCATACAGTGATACAAATGTGCAACAAATTATGAATTGGATAAAAGAAATTTTGAAAGAGAAAACTAGAAAGGCATTTCTTGTTGAATTTACAAACGAGGATAATAAAGAGGAAGAAAATGGTGAACAGATAAATAAAATTTCATTAAAACTTTTGAATGATACTAATGATGAAGTACTATATGAAAATAAAAAAGAAAGATTTAATAATAATTACGAGAAAACTTTAACTAAGTTTTTATCGAATATTTATAATGAAAAAGAGAATGTGAGGCAAGAAAAAATTTTTGAAATATATATAAATTTAAATTATTTAACAAAGCACAATTGGAATAAACTTAATAAATATTCTGAAATTCGTATAGATGAAGACTGGAAAAGAATTTTATATACAAGATTAGAGTTTAAAGATATAGAAAAATATGAAGAGATACTTTTTAAATCAAGGATAAAAAAAATTCTTCAGAGGATAAATAGAAATGAAAAAGAAATATTAATTCCTTTTTCTGAAAAAGGAATTACTCCTAAGAGAAAAGAACAAAAAAATATTTTAGAAGAAAAAATAGAAGTAGAAGAAAAATGTTTAAAAATAATTTGTGATTATGATTATAAAAATTTTCAGAATTTAGTAGAAGAATACAAAGAAAATAACAATATTAACAAATATGTAATTGTATATGGATATTTATTTTTTAAAAAAATAAATAAAGCAAAAGAAACAATAAAAAGTATGATAGAAGAAAAAGAAAATGTTAATAGTAAAAATGAAAAATTAGTTTGGGATAACTTTATATTGAGTATTATTGAATTTATGGAAATAACACATGCAGAAGAAAATTTAAATAAAACTTTTGAAAGTATAGAAGAAAGTTTGGAAGATAAGTATTTTGAATATTTTAAATATGAAACAGAACTTTTTAATGAAATATTTAAATATTCAACTTTAGAAGCTTTAAATAAGGAAATGAACAAATTATTTGATAAAGTAAGAAAAGGGAAAAGTACTTCATATGTAATGGGAACACCTCCGTCATACAAAGCTATAATTTTGTCAAGAGATTTATTTTATTTTTGTTCTTTAAATGGAATATTTGGAAATTCATTTTCTGATTATTCAGAATTTATGAAAAAGTACATTGAAATTTTACTCATGTCGTATACTAATAAGAATATTGAGGTCAAAAATCAGATGTTTAAAAACAGAAACCTTATAGAAGAATTTGAATATTTTGATTTTTTTATGATGTTAGAATTAAGTTACAGTGATTTGAAAAAATTATTTAATGAATATGAGATAAAAGATTTAAAATGTGAGAAAGAAATTTTCGATAAATTAATTGTATTACTCAAAAATATACTTGATTGGATAATAGAGAATGATAACGAATTTATGGAAAAAATAGATACTTTAGAAAGTATTTTACTAATAATCTCGAAATTAAATTTAATAGAAACTCAGTTTGAAAAATTAGTTGACATAATATTAAATGATAAAAATAGCAATGTCTTTTTTGAAAATAATTATGCTTTGGATGTAGCAGATAACTTTATAGTTATAATTTATAAAAATTTTAAAAATTTAAACAAAGAGTTTTTTGATAAGATATTGGAAAAGATTTTTTTAATTGATAGGAAAAGAATAGATGAAAATTTATTGGATCACATTACATACTATTTTAATAAAAAAGAAATGCCAAAAATTTCAAAAAATGATAAAATAAAAAACTTTATTAATAAAAATAATTTAAAAATAAAATGTTATTTTTTAAGAATAATAGATGAAATATATTTTGAAGAGTTAAAAATGAAATACTAA
- a CDS encoding ABC-F family ATP-binding cassette domain-containing protein, whose translation MSLVQFNRVYKQFAGEYILKDINFTIEEKDKIGLVGVNGAGKSTIIRMLLDRERIDGAEDNLNEVGNIVKIASMKIGYLSQNHEFSDEKNTIYEEMMSVFAEEREIWHELQKVNLLLGTAENDELEKLINKSAELSSLYEAKGGYDIEYKIKQILTGLELTEEYYNLVLKDLSGGEQTRVSLAKLLLSEPDLLILDEPTNHLDLVSIEWLEDYLKRYAKAFLLVSHDRIFLDNVCNKIFEIENKKLHKYDGNFSAFIIQKEMILKGEMKRYEKEQEKIKKMEEYIDRFRAGIKARQAKGRQKILDRIERMDDPVFNPQRMKLKFETDTITGDNVLKVNGISKSFDNKKVLNNVSFQLFRGERVGIIGKNGIGKSTLLKILVNKLKQDSGTVEFGSRVKVGYYDQNHMDLTPANNILQEINNSLNLTEEYLRTLAGAFLFSGDDVLKKVEKLSGGEKVRVSFLKLYMQRANFLILDEPTNHLDIYSIEVLEDALEDFDGTILVVSHNRHFLDTVCNTIYYLDENGLTKFKGNYEDYKESLKNNKSNPTATDIETKEEQKLSYQEQKELSKKISKLKRDIAKLEEKMEKISEKREELNKDYEEAGRKNDVGKLMEIQEEFDRLDSDEMEMMEEWDSKSEELKGLE comes from the coding sequence ATGAGTTTAGTGCAATTTAATAGGGTGTATAAGCAGTTTGCTGGGGAATATATATTGAAGGATATTAATTTTACGATTGAGGAGAAGGATAAGATTGGGCTTGTTGGGGTGAATGGAGCTGGGAAATCGACGATTATTCGGATGTTACTTGATAGAGAGCGAATTGATGGGGCGGAAGATAATTTGAATGAAGTTGGGAATATTGTGAAAATTGCTTCGATGAAAATTGGATATTTGTCGCAAAATCATGAGTTTTCGGATGAAAAAAATACGATTTATGAAGAGATGATGTCGGTTTTTGCAGAAGAGAGGGAAATTTGGCATGAACTTCAGAAGGTTAATTTGCTTTTGGGAACGGCTGAAAATGATGAGCTGGAAAAATTGATTAATAAGTCTGCGGAGTTGTCGTCGCTTTATGAGGCGAAGGGCGGATATGATATTGAGTATAAGATAAAGCAGATTTTGACTGGGCTGGAGCTGACTGAGGAATATTACAATTTGGTGCTGAAAGATTTGAGCGGTGGAGAGCAAACTAGGGTTTCACTTGCAAAATTGCTGTTGTCTGAGCCAGATTTGCTAATTTTAGATGAGCCGACAAACCATTTAGATTTGGTTTCAATTGAGTGGCTGGAAGACTATTTGAAACGGTATGCGAAGGCGTTTTTGCTTGTTTCACATGATAGAATTTTCTTGGATAATGTTTGTAACAAAATTTTTGAAATTGAGAATAAGAAATTGCATAAATATGATGGGAATTTTTCTGCATTTATCATTCAAAAAGAGATGATTTTAAAAGGGGAAATGAAGCGTTACGAAAAAGAGCAGGAAAAAATTAAGAAAATGGAAGAATACATTGACAGATTCCGTGCTGGAATAAAGGCTAGACAGGCAAAAGGTCGACAAAAAATTCTAGATAGAATCGAGCGAATGGACGACCCTGTTTTTAATCCGCAAAGAATGAAATTGAAATTTGAAACAGATACAATTACTGGTGACAATGTTTTAAAAGTGAATGGAATTTCAAAAAGTTTTGACAACAAAAAAGTGTTGAATAATGTGAGTTTTCAGTTATTTCGTGGAGAAAGAGTCGGAATTATTGGAAAAAATGGGATTGGGAAATCGACTTTGCTAAAAATTTTGGTAAATAAATTGAAGCAGGATTCAGGAACTGTCGAGTTTGGTTCTCGTGTAAAAGTCGGTTATTACGACCAAAATCACATGGATTTAACTCCAGCAAACAATATTTTGCAGGAAATTAATAATTCTCTAAATTTGACGGAAGAATATTTACGAACACTTGCGGGAGCTTTCTTGTTTTCAGGCGATGATGTTTTGAAAAAAGTAGAAAAATTGAGCGGTGGAGAAAAAGTTAGAGTTTCATTCTTAAAATTGTATATGCAAAGAGCGAATTTCCTAATTTTAGATGAGCCTACAAACCATCTGGATATTTACTCAATTGAAGTTTTGGAAGATGCATTAGAAGATTTTGACGGAACAATACTTGTCGTATCGCATAATCGTCACTTTTTAGACACAGTTTGTAATACAATCTACTATCTTGATGAAAATGGTCTTACGAAATTTAAGGGAAATTACGAAGATTACAAGGAAAGTTTGAAAAACAATAAATCGAATCCGACTGCAACTGACATTGAAACAAAAGAAGAGCAAAAATTGTCATATCAGGAGCAAAAAGAACTTTCTAAAAAAATCTCGAAATTGAAAAGAGATATTGCAAAATTGGAAGAAAAAATGGAGAAAATCTCAGAAAAACGGGAAGAATTGAATAAAGATTATGAAGAAGCCGGGCGAAAAAATGATGTTGGAAAATTGATGGAAATTCAGGAGGAATTTGACAGATTGGATAGTGACGAGATGGAAATGATGGAAGAGTGGGATTCGAAGAGTGAGGAATTGAAGGGATTGGAATAA
- a CDS encoding SemiSWEET family transporter: MNKKKINTVVGSIGAFIGVFVFITYIPQIIANLGGEKAQPWQPLTASISCLIWVIYGWTKEPKKDFILIVPNLAGVILGFLTFITAL, translated from the coding sequence ATGAACAAAAAGAAAATTAACACGGTTGTTGGTTCAATTGGAGCATTTATTGGAGTTTTTGTGTTTATAACCTATATTCCTCAAATTATTGCTAATTTAGGAGGAGAAAAAGCTCAGCCTTGGCAACCTCTTACGGCTTCGATTTCTTGTCTAATTTGGGTTATTTACGGATGGACTAAAGAACCTAAAAAAGATTTTATTCTTATCGTTCCAAATTTAGCTGGAGTGATATTAGGATTTTTAACTTTTATTACAGCTTTATAA
- a CDS encoding ATP-binding protein has protein sequence MIKREQYLKEIRKFMDKPIIKVITGMRRSGKSMILKLISKELEEKGINKENIIFINFESLMFAEFANFQKLYSYIIEKSKNLAGKIYILLDEIQEVASWEKMINSLLVDLDCDIYITGSNANLLSSELATYIAGRYVEIKVFPLSFKEFIDFSKIQNPEKIYSNEEYFEKYLQFGGLPAIHNFNQDKTSIYQYLTDIYNSVLLKDVVARNNIRDIELLERIILYIFDNIGNIFSAKKISDFLKNQGRKLSVETVYNYLKALENAYIISKVQRYDIKGKSILETQEKFYLLDLGLKHSQLGYKANDIAGHLENIIYLELLRRKYNVNIGKLKTKEIDFIAQKEDKKLYIQATYLLASENTIEREFSPLKNIEDNYPKYVLSMDNLDEYNINGIQRKKIIDFLLDL, from the coding sequence ATGATAAAAAGAGAGCAATATTTAAAAGAAATTAGAAAATTTATGGATAAGCCGATAATAAAAGTTATTACTGGTATGCGTAGAAGCGGGAAATCTATGATTTTAAAATTAATATCTAAAGAACTTGAAGAAAAGGGAATTAATAAAGAGAATATTATTTTTATTAATTTTGAATCTTTAATGTTCGCTGAATTTGCAAATTTTCAAAAATTATATAGCTATATTATTGAAAAATCAAAAAATTTAGCTGGTAAAATTTATATTTTACTCGATGAAATTCAAGAAGTTGCTTCTTGGGAAAAAATGATAAATTCATTGCTAGTTGACTTAGATTGTGATATTTATATCACTGGTTCGAATGCTAATTTATTGTCTTCAGAGTTGGCTACCTACATTGCAGGAAGATATGTTGAAATAAAGGTTTTTCCTTTATCTTTTAAAGAATTTATAGATTTTTCCAAAATTCAAAATCCAGAAAAAATTTACAGCAATGAAGAATATTTTGAAAAATATTTGCAATTTGGAGGTTTACCTGCCATCCACAATTTCAATCAAGATAAAACTTCAATTTATCAGTATTTGACTGATATTTATAATTCTGTCTTGCTAAAAGATGTTGTTGCGAGAAATAATATAAGGGATATTGAACTTTTAGAACGAATAATTTTATATATTTTTGACAATATTGGAAACATTTTTTCTGCCAAAAAAATTTCAGATTTTTTGAAAAATCAAGGTAGAAAATTAAGTGTTGAAACCGTTTACAATTATTTAAAGGCACTTGAAAATGCGTATATTATTTCAAAAGTTCAAAGATATGACATAAAAGGAAAATCCATTTTAGAAACACAAGAAAAATTTTATCTTCTTGACTTAGGCTTAAAACATTCTCAATTAGGCTACAAAGCAAACGACATCGCTGGTCATCTTGAAAACATCATCTATTTAGAACTGTTAAGAAGAAAATACAATGTGAATATCGGAAAATTAAAAACAAAAGAAATTGATTTCATCGCACAAAAAGAAGATAAAAAATTATATATTCAAGCAACTTATCTTTTAGCCTCAGAAAACACCATTGAACGAGAATTTTCTCCATTAAAAAACATTGAAGACAACTATCCAAAATATGTTCTTTCTATGGATAATTTAGATGAATATAATATAAATGGAATTCAACGGAAAAAGATTATAGATTTTTTGCTGGATTTATGA
- a CDS encoding transposase yields MKKFLEKTGKDELLEYWRLSKGRFDAGNFVGINGEFAIFTSISPYGKNGGFRFIKIDDLKKFGKNTEYLELMKEKIEERKSSDRKIIELEKNKFFKELFKYFKKNKIKLRLFYEDDYQREGYLVKESKEILHFQWCDEGDRESEEFIRKSEMKSIEIGKNVVRDIVVKDDKIQKNKIVIARNDIQGSVIFQDENYTLIYENDLFWADCKFIIIKTSDIWEITEKVYHIETENVSLEEILPDISNMEIKEILKKCFENKILVHFEYEKSYFEKFGIIERFDNEKIILKEIDKMTGIFVSKSEILIKDISFLFVRNCRVLRVVE; encoded by the coding sequence ATGAAAAAATTTTTAGAAAAAACTGGGAAAGATGAGTTGTTGGAATATTGGCGTTTGTCTAAAGGGAGATTTGATGCTGGGAATTTTGTAGGAATTAATGGTGAATTTGCTATTTTTACATCAATCAGTCCGTATGGGAAAAATGGCGGATTTAGATTTATAAAGATAGATGATTTGAAAAAATTTGGGAAAAATACAGAATATTTGGAATTAATGAAGGAAAAAATAGAAGAAAGAAAATCTAGTGACAGAAAAATTATTGAACTTGAAAAAAATAAATTTTTTAAGGAATTGTTTAAATATTTCAAAAAGAATAAAATTAAATTAAGATTATTTTATGAAGATGACTATCAGAGAGAAGGATATTTAGTAAAAGAATCAAAAGAAATTTTACACTTTCAATGGTGTGATGAGGGCGATAGGGAATCAGAAGAATTTATAAGAAAAAGTGAAATGAAAAGTATAGAGATAGGGAAAAATGTTGTTAGAGATATTGTCGTTAAAGATGATAAAATTCAGAAAAATAAAATTGTAATAGCGAGAAATGATATTCAAGGAAGTGTTATTTTTCAAGATGAAAATTATACGTTAATTTATGAAAATGATTTGTTCTGGGCAGATTGCAAGTTTATAATAATAAAAACATCAGACATTTGGGAAATTACAGAAAAAGTTTATCATATAGAAACAGAGAATGTATCTTTAGAAGAAATTTTGCCTGATATTTCAAATATGGAAATAAAGGAAATCTTGAAAAAATGTTTTGAAAATAAAATATTAGTACATTTTGAGTATGAAAAATCATATTTTGAGAAATTTGGGATAATTGAAAGATTTGATAATGAGAAAATAATTTTAAAAGAAATAGATAAAATGACGGGAATTTTTGTTTCTAAATCAGAAATATTGATTAAAGATATTTCGTTTTTATTTGTGAGAAATTGTAGAGTTTTGAGAGTAGTAGAGTAA